One region of Streptomyces rishiriensis genomic DNA includes:
- a CDS encoding alpha/beta hydrolase: MTTYLLVHGAWHSGQCWERVVPLLASAGHRVVAPSLTGYGDKAHLLSAEVGLDTHVDDIVDLIAAEDLTDVVLVGHSYAGLVISSAANRVPDRIAHLVYLDAMVPKDGESAADVMPVTRVLIDLAEKSGSGWRVPPLPELPPPSGLFGVTDPADVAWLRSMLSDQPVRSLQQPVRLDNAALRTIPQTHIHCVVGNPEGFDRRPVHATQPNGAPAQVWELATGHDCMITMPAELTELLLKLG; encoded by the coding sequence ATGACGACGTATCTGCTGGTGCACGGTGCGTGGCACAGTGGGCAGTGCTGGGAGAGGGTGGTCCCGTTGCTGGCCTCGGCGGGACATCGGGTGGTCGCGCCGTCGCTGACCGGCTACGGCGACAAGGCGCATCTGCTCAGTGCCGAGGTGGGGCTCGACACCCACGTCGACGACATCGTCGACCTGATCGCCGCCGAAGACCTCACCGACGTGGTCCTCGTGGGACACAGTTACGCCGGGCTGGTCATCTCGTCCGCGGCCAACCGTGTGCCGGACCGGATCGCGCATCTCGTCTACCTCGACGCGATGGTGCCAAAGGACGGCGAGAGCGCGGCCGACGTCATGCCCGTGACCCGGGTCCTGATCGACCTCGCCGAGAAGTCCGGAAGTGGCTGGCGGGTCCCGCCCCTCCCCGAACTGCCGCCGCCCTCAGGTCTGTTCGGGGTCACCGACCCGGCGGACGTCGCGTGGCTGCGCTCGATGCTGTCGGATCAGCCGGTGCGCTCCCTCCAGCAACCGGTCAGACTGGACAACGCGGCCCTGCGCACGATCCCGCAGACGCACATCCACTGCGTCGTCGGCAATCCCGAAGGGTTCGACCGCCGCCCCGTCCACGCGACACAGCCCAACGGCGCCCCGGCACAGGTATGGGAATTGGCGACCGGCCACGACTGCATGATCACCATGCCGGCCGAGCTCACCGAACTCCTGCTCAAGCTCGGCTGA
- a CDS encoding flavodoxin family protein: protein MRALVINCTLKPSPQSSNTEALAGTVIASLQGHGVEVDVVRAVDLNLKPGVETDMGEGDDWPGVHEKVLSSQILIIASPTWLGRPSSVAQRVLERLDAMLSETDDEERPVAYNRVAGVLVTGNEDGAHHVISEINGALGDIGFTIPGQSWTYWHLGPGPGPDYLDDDRGHDWAASTGRAMASNLVHAARALNAMPLPAPPS from the coding sequence ATGCGCGCACTCGTCATCAACTGCACCCTCAAGCCCTCACCGCAGTCCTCGAACACCGAGGCCCTCGCCGGCACCGTCATCGCGTCCCTGCAGGGCCACGGGGTGGAGGTCGACGTCGTACGTGCGGTCGATCTGAACCTCAAGCCGGGTGTCGAGACCGATATGGGGGAAGGCGACGACTGGCCCGGCGTACACGAGAAAGTACTGTCGTCCCAGATCCTGATCATCGCCTCACCGACCTGGCTCGGCCGCCCTTCTTCCGTCGCCCAGCGCGTACTCGAACGGCTCGACGCGATGCTCAGCGAGACCGATGACGAGGAACGTCCGGTCGCCTACAACCGGGTGGCCGGTGTCCTGGTGACCGGGAACGAGGACGGCGCCCACCACGTCATCAGCGAGATCAACGGCGCGCTCGGCGACATCGGCTTCACGATTCCCGGTCAGTCCTGGACCTACTGGCACCTCGGCCCCGGCCCCGGCCCCGACTATCTCGACGACGACCGCGGCCACGACTGGGCCGCCTCCACGGGCCGAGCCATGGCCTCCAACCTCGTCCACGCAGCCCGGGCGCTCAACGCGATGCCGCTGCCCGCACCGCCGTCCTGA
- a CDS encoding glycoside hydrolase family 6 protein encodes MRRRLLALAAALSSLPLAFAAAPTAHAADPTTMTNGFYVDPDSSAKRWVAANPGDGRAPAVGASIANTPTARWFGSWSGTIGTATGAYVGAADARDKLPILVAYNIYHRDYCGGHSAGGASSPSAYADWVAQFAGGIADRPAVVVLEPDSLGDYGCMNQAQIDEREAMLTGALAEFNRRAPHTWVYLDAGNPGWASAATMAQRLHEAGLRQAHGFSLNVSNYLTTAENTAYGNAVNSELNARYGYTKPFAVDTSRNGNGSNGQWCNPSGRRIGTPTRLGGGAEMLLWIKVPGESDGNCGVGSGSSAGQFLPEVAYKMIYGY; translated from the coding sequence ATGCGCCGCAGACTGCTCGCCCTGGCAGCAGCGCTCTCCTCGCTGCCGCTGGCGTTCGCCGCCGCACCGACCGCCCACGCGGCCGACCCGACGACCATGACCAACGGGTTCTACGTGGACCCCGACTCCAGCGCGAAGCGGTGGGTCGCCGCCAACCCCGGCGACGGGCGGGCGCCCGCGGTCGGCGCCTCCATCGCCAACACCCCGACGGCCCGCTGGTTCGGCTCCTGGAGCGGCACCATCGGCACCGCCACCGGCGCGTACGTGGGAGCCGCTGACGCCCGGGACAAACTGCCCATCCTCGTCGCCTACAACATCTACCACCGCGACTACTGCGGCGGGCACTCCGCGGGCGGAGCCTCCTCACCGTCCGCCTACGCGGACTGGGTCGCCCAGTTCGCGGGCGGGATCGCCGACCGCCCGGCCGTCGTCGTCCTGGAGCCGGACTCCCTGGGGGACTACGGCTGCATGAACCAGGCCCAGATCGACGAACGCGAGGCCATGCTCACCGGCGCGCTCGCCGAGTTCAACCGCCGGGCTCCCCACACCTGGGTCTATCTCGACGCCGGCAATCCCGGCTGGGCGAGCGCTGCGACCATGGCCCAGCGCCTCCACGAAGCCGGCCTGCGACAGGCCCACGGCTTCTCGCTCAACGTCTCCAACTACCTGACGACAGCCGAGAACACCGCGTACGGCAACGCCGTGAACAGTGAACTCAACGCCCGGTACGGCTACACCAAGCCGTTCGCCGTGGACACCAGCCGCAACGGCAACGGTTCCAACGGCCAGTGGTGCAATCCCTCAGGCCGCCGTATCGGCACCCCCACCCGACTGGGGGGAGGCGCCGAGATGCTCCTGTGGATCAAGGTCCCGGGTGAGTCCGACGGCAATTGCGGTGTCGGAAGCGGCTCCTCGGCCGGACAGTTCCTTCCCGAAGTCGCCTACAAAATGATCTACGGCTACTGA
- a CDS encoding helix-turn-helix domain-containing protein, whose protein sequence is MTGERNPLGDYVRARRELVTPEQVGIPVSGMRRVPGLRREEVAMLAGISADYYLRLEQGRDRNPSVQVLESLARVLRLDDDATAHLLRLGVGAPRRRRPRPRRETVPEGMAKLVAALPLPAVVEGRCFDVLAANALATALSPRLVPGANRLRAVFLDPAEQALYPDWEDAAGGMVAGFRQSVGTDTDDPRFIELVGELSLASPHFSRLWARHDVEACEGAPKHIDHPQVGRLRLNRERLGIGGTAGQTLVVYHPDPGTDSAEKLLLLASAIQTPAAPRNTTTGEQPRVHADPG, encoded by the coding sequence ATGACCGGGGAACGCAATCCGCTGGGCGACTACGTGCGCGCCCGCCGTGAGCTCGTCACTCCCGAGCAGGTCGGTATTCCCGTGTCGGGAATGAGGCGGGTACCGGGCCTGCGCCGGGAAGAGGTGGCGATGCTCGCCGGCATCAGCGCCGACTACTACCTGCGACTGGAACAGGGCCGGGACCGCAACCCCTCCGTACAGGTCCTCGAGTCCCTCGCCCGGGTGCTGCGTCTCGACGACGACGCCACGGCACACCTGCTGCGCCTCGGCGTCGGCGCACCCCGTCGGCGTCGGCCGCGGCCGCGGCGGGAAACCGTGCCCGAGGGCATGGCGAAGCTCGTCGCCGCCCTTCCGCTGCCCGCGGTCGTCGAGGGCCGTTGCTTCGACGTCCTTGCCGCCAACGCCCTGGCGACCGCGCTGTCGCCGCGGCTCGTGCCGGGAGCCAACCGCCTGCGGGCGGTGTTCCTCGACCCCGCCGAGCAGGCCCTCTACCCGGACTGGGAGGACGCCGCCGGGGGCATGGTCGCCGGCTTCCGCCAGTCCGTCGGCACCGATACGGACGACCCTCGGTTCATCGAACTCGTCGGCGAACTCTCCCTCGCCAGTCCCCATTTCAGCCGGCTGTGGGCCCGCCACGACGTAGAGGCGTGCGAAGGAGCACCCAAGCACATCGACCACCCCCAGGTCGGCCGCCTACGGCTGAACCGGGAGAGGCTGGGCATCGGTGGCACGGCGGGCCAGACGCTCGTCGTCTACCACCCGGATCCCGGCACGGACAGCGCCGAAAAGCTGCTGCTCCTCGCCTCCGCCATACAGACACCGGCCGCGCCCCGGAACACGACCACCGGCGAACAGCCACGAGTGCACGCCGACCCGGGGTGA